Proteins from a single region of Oryza brachyantha chromosome 6, ObraRS2, whole genome shotgun sequence:
- the LOC107304354 gene encoding agamous-like MADS-box protein AGL62: MGRPRGGTSRGKQKIEIRFIEDKSRREVSFSKRRAGLFKKASELRVLCGASVAVLSVSMAGKVHAFGGPDVAAVLRRHALPPAAAAVAPRLLLPPPRSLVMAVATTAPGILPPPRPAASKAAARCCGGRRSRPR; the protein is encoded by the coding sequence atggggcGGCCGCGAGGAGGGACGAGCAGAGGGAAGCAGAAGATCGAGATCCGCTTCATCGAGGACAAGAGCAGGCGCGAGGTGAGCTTCTCCAAGCGCCGCGCCGGGCTGTTCAAGAAGGCGTCCGAGCTCCGCGTGCTCTGCGGCGcgtccgtcgccgtcctcTCCGTCTCCATGGCCGGCAAGGTGCACGCCTTCGGCGGGCCGGACGTCGCCGctgtcctccgccgccacgccctgcccccggcggcggcggcggtggcgcctcgtcttcttcttcctccgccCCGCTCCCTCGTCATGGCGGTGGCGACAACAGCGCCCGGTATCCttccgccgccccggccggcgGCTTCGAAGGCTGCGGCGAGGTGCTGTGgtgggcggcggagcagaCCAAGGtga